In a single window of the Cucumis melo cultivar AY chromosome 11, USDA_Cmelo_AY_1.0, whole genome shotgun sequence genome:
- the LOC103502926 gene encoding uncharacterized protein At5g39865: protein MWRSWSKSMVQIPDKSSQSSPFSCSSFKDVQELFADETPPKPTSRKASIVFHRVRFVNSLLRAWSNLPSDSQSQLRFQPESEPVLKFLDPKSTKSPQVPSRSESGPVSDKRIVVYFTSLRVVRSTFEDCKTVRSILRGFRVSIDERDLSMDSGFVAELQQILGKKELPLPTVFIGGEYIGGAEEIRQLHEIGELKKLIEGLPTADSSVCEVCGGYRFILCEDCNGSHKLFTEKSGFKTCTTCNENGLIRCHSCSSATL from the coding sequence ATGTGGCGGTCGTGGAGCAAATCGATGGTACAGATTCCTGATAAGTCTTCACAATCGTCTCCATTCTCTTGTTCTTCATTCAAAGACGTTCAAGAACTTTTCGCTGACGAAACCCCTCCTAAACCTACTTCGAGAAAAGCTTCAATCGTTTTCCATCGTGTTCGATTTGTTAATTCATTACTTAGGGCGTGGTCAAATCTCCCGTCCGATAGTCAATCGCAGCTTCGATTTCAACCTGAGTCTGAACCGGTCCTCAAATTTCTAGACCCTAAATCGACTAAATCGCCGCAGGTTCCGTCGCGATCTGAGTCCGGGCCTGTTTCGGATAAACGAATCGTGGTTTACTTCACTAGCTTACGTGTTGTGAGGTCTACGTTTGAGGATTGTAAGACCGTCCGTTCAATACTTCGAGGGTTTCGTGTTTCGATTGATGAACGAGATCTGTCGATGGATTCAGGATTTGTGGCGGAATTACAGCAGATACTTGGTAAAAAGGAGTTGCCCTTACCGACGGTTTTCATCGGCGGGGAGTACATCGGTGGAGCAGAGGAAATCAGGCAGTTGCACGAGATTGGTGAGCTGAAGAAGCTGATCGAAGGCTTGCCAACGGCGGATTCCAGTGTTTGTGAGGTTTGCGGTGGGTACAGATTCATATTGTGTGAGGATTGTAATGGAAGCCATAAATTGTTCACAGAGAAGAGTGGGTTCAAGACATGTACGACTTGCAATGAGAACGGTCTAATCAGGTGCCATTCTTGCTCTTCTGCAACATTGTGA
- the LOC103502927 gene encoding LRR repeats and ubiquitin-like domain-containing protein At2g30105, with protein sequence MEVGATATTSDGNGKSITINVKFTGKSIPIILPADSTVKDLKSLLQPLTNVLPRGQKLIFKGKVLADEMTLAASEVANGAKMMLMTSQGLHQGDGPILREARTRSRERSMQNASKLVDEKQRLSVDKSRYERWKATGVIALSDCNLKVIPNEVWSCETSARVLDLSNNSINRVPSQVGSLRKLQKLLLNVNEISDESISWDGFAFLKHLAVLSLSHNLLTTLPSALGSLTSLKQLHVNNNKLTSLPDEIKFLTRLEVLKVGHNRISIVPSTIGECSSLTEVDLSSNLLSELPETLGCLLNLKALHLNHNGLTSLPSTLFKMCIQLSTLDLHNTEITIDLLRQYEGWEAFDERRRLKHQKQLDFRVMNQADFDEGADKH encoded by the exons ATGGAGGTCGGAGCGACGGCGACTACATCTGATGGTAATGGAAAGTCTATCACTATCAACGTCAAGTTCACCGGAAAGTCAATACCAATTATTCTTCCCGCCGATTCGACTGTGAAGGATCTGAAatcccttcttcaacctttaACCAATGTCCTACCTCGTGGCCAGAAGCTCATCTTCAAAG GGAAGGTTTTGGCGGACGAGATGACGTTGGCGGCGTCGGAGGTGGCTAATGGAGCGAAAATGATGCTCATGACTTCTCAGGGACTACACCAAGGG GATGGCCCTATCCTTCGAGAAGCGAGAACTCGTTCCAGAGAAAGGAGCATGCAAAATGCCAGTAAATTGGTTGATGAAAAACAGCGTCTATCTGTAGATAAAAGCCGTTATGAAAGATGGAAGGCCACTGGAGTGATAGCGTTGTCTGACTGCAATTTGAAA GTAATTCCCAATGAAGTGTGGTCTTGCGAAACTTCAGCCAGAGTACTTGATTTGAGCAACAACTCTATTAACCGTGTTCCTTCTCAAGTTGGCAGTCTAAGAAAACTGCAG AAATTATTGCTGAATGTTAATGAGATATCTGATGAGTCTATAAGTTGGGATGGTTTTGCATTTTTGAAGCATCTAGCAGTTTTGTCTCTATCTCATAATCT GTTAACTACTTTACCTTCTGCACTTGGGAGTTTGACTTCACTAAAGCAACTCCATGTGAATAATAACAAATTGACGAGTCTCCCAGATGAAATAAAATTTTTGACCCGACTGGAAGTTTTGAAAGTCGGCCATAATAG GATAAGCATTGTCCCTTCAACAATTGGGGAATGTAGTTCTCTTACAGAG GTGGATCTGTCATCAAATCTTCTGTCGGAGTTACCCGAGACACTAGGTTGCCTGCTCAATTTGAAG GCTTTGCATCTCAATCATAATGGCCTGACGTCCCTACCTTCTACATTATTTAAGATGTGCATCCAACTCTCTACCCTTGATCTCCACAACACAGAGATCACCATAGACCTTCTCCGGCAG TATGAAGGATGGGAAGCTTTCGATGAACGTCGGCGTTTAAAGCACCAGAAACAACTCGATTTTCGGGTAATGAACCAGGCTGATTTTGATGAAGGTGCTGATAAACATTGA
- the LOC103502928 gene encoding ubiquitin-activating enzyme E1 1 produces the protein MLPRKRAGEEGVVVEEETDNGSTSVVFNNNNSSVQNVGASLIKKQRIDSDSNSNTNVAAVATVPTTANNIVNDAASLIMASGNSNPPDIDEDLHSRQLAVYGRETMRKLFASNVLISGMQGLGAEIAKNVILAGVKSVTLHDEGVVELWDLSSNFVFSESDVGKNRALASAQKLQDLNNSVIVHTLTTKLVKEQLSDFEVVVFTDTSLDKAMEFDDFCHNHQPPISFIKSEVRGLFGSVFCDFGPEFTVYDVYGEDPHTGIIASISNDNPALVSCVDDERLEFQDGDLVVFSEVHGMTELNDGKPRRIKNCRAYSFTLEEDTANFGSYEKGGIVTQVKQPKVLNFKPLREAINDPGDFLLSDFSKFDRPPLIHLAFLALDKFVTELGRLPIAGSEEDAQKLISVASTINESLGDGRVEDINPKLLRHFAFGAKAVLNPMAAMFGGIVAQEVLKACSGKFHPLVQFFYFDSVESLPTESLDASDFRPLNSRYDAQISVFGSKLQKKLENAKVFMVGSGALGCEFLKNLALMGVSCSSEGKLTITDDDVIEKSNLSRQFLFRDWNIGQAKSTVAAAAAVAINRHLNIEALQNRVSPETENVFDDSFWENLSVVVNALDNVNARLYVDQRCLYFQKPLLESGTLGAKCNTQMVIPHLTENYGASRDPPEKQAPMCTVHSFPHNIDHCLTWARSEFEGLLEKTPTDVNAYLSNPNEYTSAMMNAGDAQSRDTLERILECLDRERCETFEDCITWARLKFEDYFANRVKQLIYTFPEDAQTSNGAPFWSAPKRFPHPLQFSTSDQSHLQFVLAAAILRAESYAIPVPDWVKNPRKLADAIDRVIVPDFMPKKDAKIVTDEKATSLSTASVDDAAVIHDLAGKLEETRRKLPEGFRMKPIQFEKDDDSNFHMDLIAGLANMRARNYSIPEVDKLKAKFIAGRIIPAIATSTAMATGLVCLELYKVLDGGHKVEDYRNTFANLALPLFSMAEPVPPKVIKHRDMSWTVWDRWIIKDNPTLRELIDWLKNKGLNAYSISCGSCLLYNSMFPRHRDRMDKKVVDLARDVAKVELPLYRRHLDVVVACEDDEDNDIDIPLVSVYFR, from the exons ATGCTTCCCAGGAAGAGAGCTGGTGAAGAAGGTGTGGTTGTAGAAGAAGAAACTGATAACGGTAGTACCAGTGTCGTctttaacaacaacaacagtAGTGTTCAGAACGTGGGTGCGTCTTTGATCAAGAAGCAACGGATCGATTCCGATTCTAATTCTAATACCAACGTTGCTGCTGTTGCCACCGTTCCTACCACTGCTAACAATATTGTGAACGACGCTGCATCCTTGATCATGGCATCGGGTAATTCTAATCCACCGGATATTGATGAGGATCTGCATAGCAGACAACTTGCTGTGTATGGACGTGAAACTATGCGGAAACTTTTTGCTTCCAATGTTCTCATTTCTGGGATGCAAGGTCTTGGTGCTGAGATTG CAAAGAATGTTATTCTTGCTGGGGTGAAGTCGGTGACCTTGCATGACGAAGGTGTAGTGGAGTTGTGGGATCTGTCTAGTAATTTTGTATTCTCAGAGAGTGATGTTGGTAAAAACAGGGCACTTGCCTCTGCTCAGAAGTTGCAAGATCTCAACAATTCTGTTATTGTCCACACATTGACGACTAAATTGGTGAAAGAACAACTTTCTGATTTTGAG GTTGTTGTCTTCACTGATACTAGCCTTGACAAGGCTATGGAATTCGATGACTTTTGTCACAACCACCAGCCTCCTATTTCATTCATCAAGTCTGAAGTTAGAGGGCTCTTTGGTTCAGTGTTCTGTGACTTTGGGCCTGAGTTCACTGTTTACGATGTATATGGAGAGGATCCACACACTGGCATAATTGCGTCCATTAGCAATGACAATCCTGCACTCGTTTCCTGTGTTGATGATGAGAGGCTTGAGTTTCAAGATGGAGATCTTGTGGTGTTCTCTGAAGTTCATGGTATGACAGAGCTGAATGATGGGAAGCCAAGAAGGATTAAGAATTGCAGGGCCTATTCATTTACTCTCGAGGAGGATACTGCAAACTTTGGTAGCTATGAGAAAGGTGGCATTGTCACACAGGTGAAACAGCCCAAGGTGTTGAACTTCAAGCCATTAAGAGAAGCAATTAACGATCCTGGTGATTTCCTTCTGAGTGATTTCTCCAAGTTTGATCGTCCTCCTCTCATACACTTGGCATTCTTGGCATTGGATAAATTTGTGACTGAGTTGGGTCGCCTACCAATTGCTGGTTCTGAGGAGGATGCTCAGAAGCTGATCTCTGTTGCCAGTACCATTAACGAGAGTCTCGGAGATGGGAGAGTTGAAGATATTAATCCTAAGCTTTTGAGACATTTTGCATTTGGTGCCAAGGCAGTACTGAATCCCATGGCAGCCATGTTTGGTGGTATTGTCGCTCAAGAGGTTCTCAAAGCATGCTCAGGAAAGTTTCATCCACTTGTCCAG TTCTTCTATTTTGACTCAGTGGAGTCACTTCCCACGGAATCATTGGATGCCAGTGATTTTAGACCCTTGAATAGCCGTTATGATGCACAGATTTCAGTGTTTGGGTCTAAGCTTCAGAAGAAACTGGAAAATGCGAAAGTTTTTATGGTTGGATCTGGTGCTCTAGGCTGTGAGTTTTTGAAGAACCTTGCACTTATGGGAGTTTCATGTAGCAGTGAAGGGAAGTTAACGATTACTGATGATGATGTAATTGAAAAAAGCAACCTTAGTAGGCAGTTTCTTTTCCGTGATTGGAACATCGGGCAGGCCAAATCCACtgttgctgctgctgctgctgttgCAATTAACCGTCACCTTAATATTGAAGCTTTGCAGAACCGAGTTAGTCCTGAGACTGAAAATGTCTTCGATGATAGCTTTTGGGAGAATTTGAGTGTTGTAGTTAATGCACTAGATAATGTAAATGCAAGGCTATATGTTGATCAAAGATGCTTATACTTTCAGAAGCCACTTTTAGAATCTGGTACTCTTGGTGCTAAATGCAATACTCAAATGGTCATTCCTCACCTGACTGAAAACTATGGTGCATCAAGAGACCCACCTGAGAAACAAGCCCCCATGTGTACTGTGCATTCATTTCCACACAACATCGATCACTGTTTGACTTGGGCTCGATCTGAGTTTGAGGGATTGCTGGAGAAGACACCTACCGATGTGAATGCTTATCTATCTAATCCCAATGAATATACTTCTGCAATGATGAATGCTGGTGATGCTCAGTCTAGGGATACTTTGGAGCGAATTCTTGAGTGTCTTGATAGAGAAAGATGCGAGACATTTGAAGACTGCATTACATGGGCTCGTTTGAA GTTTGAAGATTATTTTGCCAACCGTGTAAAGCAGTTGATATACACATTTCCTGAAGATGCTCAAACCAGTAATGGGGCTCCATTCTGGTCTGCTCCAAAGAGATTTCCTCATCCACTGCAGTTTTCAACTTCTGATCAAAGTCACCTTCAGTTCGTTTTGGCGGCTGCTATATTAAGAGCGGAGTCATATGCCATTCCAGTTCCTGACTGGGTTAAGAACCCCAGGAAATTGGCCGATGCAATTGACAGAGTTATAGTACCAGATTTTATGCCCAAAAAAGATGCCAAGATAGTGACTGATGAGAAGGCAACCAGTCTATCTACAGCATCTGTTGATGATGCTGCCGTCATTCATGACCTAGCAGGCAAATTGGAGGAAACTCGCAGGAAGCTACCAGAGGGATTCAGGATGAAACCAATCCAGTTCGAGAAG GATGATGATTCAAATTTCCATATGGATCTCATAGCTGGGCTTGCTAACATGAGAGCGAGGAATTACAGCATTCCTGAAGTAGATAAGTTGAAAGCCAAGTTTATCGCTGGAAGGATCATCCCTGCCATTGCAACCTCGACTGCAATGGCAACAGGTCTCGTCTGCCTTGAACTGTATAAAGTTCTTGATGGCGGCCACAAGGTGGAGGACTACCGCAACACATTTGCCAACCTTGCATTGCCTTTATTTTCTATGGCTGAGCCAGTGCCACCGAAGGTGATTAAGCACCGGGACATGAGCTGGACTGTCTGGGACAGATGGATCATCAAAGATAACCCTACTCTCAGAGAACTTATTGATTGGTTGAAAAACAAGGGATTGAATGCCTACAGCATCTCATGTGGTAGCTGTCTTCTGTACAATAGCATGTTCCCTCGACACAGAGATCGAATGGACAAGAAGGTAGTCGACTTAGCTCGTGACGTTGCAAAGGTGGAGCTTCCTCTGTATCGTCGACATTTGGATGTTGTTGTGGCATGCGAGGATGATGAGGACAATGATATTGACATCCCTCTTGTGTCTGTTTACTTCCGTTAG